One Mycolicibacterium parafortuitum DNA segment encodes these proteins:
- a CDS encoding ferritin-like domain-containing protein translates to MTSPENASTDDAMPTRPDDAGAGALFDAIGVEHATIYGYGVVSAHSTPELNYLVSDAIAEHRARREAAIALIEAQGAEAAMPAAGYAMPMEIDSPTDAENLAVRMEEDTATAWRAVVEQTADQQVRAFAVTALTECAVTAARWRAARGDATVTVAFPGGSE, encoded by the coding sequence ATGACCTCCCCCGAGAACGCTTCGACCGACGACGCGATGCCGACCCGACCCGACGACGCCGGTGCCGGCGCGCTGTTCGACGCCATCGGTGTCGAACACGCGACGATCTACGGGTACGGCGTGGTCTCGGCGCATTCGACCCCGGAACTGAACTACCTGGTGTCGGATGCGATCGCCGAACACCGGGCACGCCGCGAGGCCGCGATCGCGCTGATCGAAGCCCAGGGCGCCGAGGCGGCGATGCCCGCCGCGGGCTACGCGATGCCGATGGAGATCGACTCCCCGACCGATGCGGAGAACCTCGCCGTCCGGATGGAGGAGGACACCGCGACCGCGTGGCGGGCGGTGGTCGAGCAGACCGCGGACCAGCAGGTGCGCGCGTTCGCCGTCACCGCGCTGACCGAGTGCGCGGTCACCGCGGCCCGGTGGCGGGCCGCCCGCGGCGACGCGACGGTGACCGTCGCGTTCCCCGGCGGATCCGAGTGA
- a CDS encoding proline--tRNA ligase has translation MITRMSELFLRTLRDDPADAEVPSHKLLIRAGYVRPVGPGLYSWLPLGLKVLRKIENIVRAEMNAIGGQEILFPALLPRAPYETTNRWTEYGDTLFRLQDRRGNDYLLGPTHEEMFTLTVKGEYSSYKDFPLRLYQIQNKYRDEARPRAGILRGREFLMKDSYSFDVDDDGLKKAYDAHREAYQRIFDKLKVRYVIVSAVSGAMGGSASEEFLAESEVGEDTYVRCPQSGYAANVEAVVTTAPDPIPLDGLPEAVVYDTPDTPTIATLVDWANSKNLPSFDGRTVTAADTLKNVMLKVREPGGEWQLLAIGVPGDREVDDKRLGAALEPAEYALLDDADFAKHPFLVKGYIGPKGLLANGVRYLVDPRIVDGTRWITGADEKNKHVVDLVAGRDFTPDGTIEAAEVREGDPSPDGAGPLVAARGIEIGHVFQLGRKYADAFGADVLGENGKPVRLTMGSYGIGVSRLVAVIAEQQHDELGLRWPSSVSPFDVHVVIANKDADARAGATELAAALDLAGADVLLDDRTSSPGVKFKDAELLGVPWIVVVGRGWADGVVELRDRFSGDKREIPVEGAAEQIRAAITG, from the coding sequence TACGTCCGCCCCGTCGGCCCCGGGCTCTACAGCTGGCTGCCGCTGGGCCTGAAGGTGCTCCGCAAGATCGAGAACATCGTCCGTGCCGAGATGAACGCGATCGGCGGGCAGGAGATCCTGTTCCCCGCACTGCTGCCGCGCGCGCCGTACGAGACGACCAACCGCTGGACCGAGTACGGCGACACGCTGTTCCGGCTGCAGGACCGCCGCGGCAACGACTACCTGCTCGGGCCCACCCACGAAGAGATGTTCACGCTGACCGTGAAGGGGGAGTACTCGTCGTACAAGGACTTCCCGCTGCGGCTCTACCAGATCCAGAACAAGTACCGCGACGAGGCCAGGCCGCGGGCCGGCATCCTGCGTGGACGCGAGTTCCTGATGAAGGACTCCTACTCGTTCGACGTCGACGACGACGGCCTGAAGAAGGCCTACGACGCGCATCGTGAGGCCTATCAGCGGATCTTCGACAAGCTGAAGGTCCGCTACGTGATCGTTTCGGCGGTGTCCGGCGCGATGGGCGGCAGCGCGTCCGAGGAGTTCCTCGCCGAGAGCGAGGTCGGCGAGGACACCTACGTGCGCTGCCCGCAGTCCGGTTACGCCGCGAACGTCGAAGCCGTCGTCACCACCGCGCCGGACCCGATCCCGCTTGACGGGCTGCCGGAGGCGGTCGTGTACGACACCCCGGACACCCCGACCATCGCGACGCTCGTGGACTGGGCCAACAGCAAGAACCTGCCCAGCTTCGACGGCCGCACCGTGACCGCGGCCGACACGCTGAAGAACGTGATGCTGAAGGTCCGGGAGCCGGGCGGCGAGTGGCAGCTGCTGGCGATCGGTGTGCCCGGCGACCGCGAGGTCGACGACAAACGCCTCGGCGCCGCGCTCGAACCGGCCGAGTACGCGCTGCTCGACGACGCCGACTTCGCGAAGCACCCGTTCCTGGTCAAGGGCTACATCGGACCGAAGGGGTTGCTGGCCAACGGGGTTCGCTATCTGGTCGACCCCCGGATCGTCGACGGCACCCGCTGGATCACCGGCGCCGACGAGAAGAACAAGCATGTCGTCGACCTGGTCGCGGGACGCGACTTCACCCCGGACGGCACCATCGAGGCCGCCGAGGTCCGCGAAGGTGACCCGTCCCCGGACGGGGCCGGACCGCTGGTCGCCGCGCGCGGCATCGAGATCGGCCACGTGTTCCAGCTGGGCCGCAAATACGCCGACGCGTTCGGCGCCGACGTGCTCGGCGAGAACGGCAAGCCGGTGCGGCTGACCATGGGCTCCTACGGGATCGGAGTGTCGCGGCTGGTTGCCGTGATCGCCGAGCAGCAGCACGACGAACTCGGGCTGCGCTGGCCGTCGTCGGTGTCGCCGTTCGATGTGCACGTCGTCATCGCGAACAAGGACGCCGACGCGCGCGCCGGCGCGACCGAACTCGCCGCCGCGCTGGACCTGGCCGGCGCCGACGTGCTGCTCGACGACCGGACCTCCTCGCCGGGCGTGAAGTTCAAGGACGCCGAGCTGCTGGGTGTGCCGTGGATCGTCGTCGTCGGGCGGGGCTGGGCCGACGGCGTGGTCGAGCTGCGCGACCGGTTCAGCGGGGACAAGCGCGAGATTCCGGTCGAGGGCGCCGCCGAGCAGATCCGCGCCGCGATCACCGGCTGA